Proteins from one Clostridium cellulovorans 743B genomic window:
- the cobK gene encoding precorrin-6A reductase → MLKNAKTDIIIIAGTTEARELIESLEKYNISILATVATEMGAQALKGTNAEIYENRLDYNGFVKFFTDRKPSCVIDASHPFADIVSKNVKAACAENNIKYIRYQRPKELYEYEKIILAKDSKDAALKAKNIEGNILLTTGVKTLEDYMDLIDDFFNRVFVRILDNKTSIDKCKGLGIQDEHVFSLSPPFSTEDNINLIKRLNAKAIVTKDSGKAGAIEEKILAAKAMDIPVILIQRPADSGVGDLDEVIRWATESL, encoded by the coding sequence ATGCTAAAAAATGCTAAAACAGATATTATAATAATCGCTGGAACTACTGAAGCAAGAGAACTAATAGAAAGTCTCGAAAAATATAACATTTCTATTCTTGCCACTGTGGCAACAGAAATGGGAGCACAGGCACTTAAAGGTACAAATGCAGAAATATATGAGAATAGGCTAGACTATAATGGTTTTGTTAAATTCTTTACAGATAGAAAACCATCCTGTGTTATAGATGCTTCTCATCCCTTTGCAGATATAGTAAGCAAAAATGTCAAAGCTGCTTGTGCTGAAAATAATATAAAATATATTAGATATCAAAGGCCAAAAGAGCTTTATGAATATGAAAAAATAATTCTAGCAAAGGATTCAAAGGATGCGGCCTTAAAAGCAAAAAATATTGAAGGAAATATACTTCTAACAACTGGGGTAAAAACCTTAGAAGATTATATGGATTTAATCGATGATTTTTTCAATAGAGTTTTTGTGAGAATTCTTGATAATAAAACATCAATCGATAAATGCAAGGGCCTAGGAATACAAGATGAACATGTTTTTTCATTGTCTCCACCTTTTTCGACAGAAGATAATATAAATCTAATTAAAAGGCTTAATGCAAAGGCTATAGTTACAAAAGACAGTGGGAAGGCTGGGGCTATAGAAGAAAAGATATTAGCTGCTAAAGCCATGGACATTCCAGTTATTCTTATACAAAGGCCAGCGGATTCTGGAGTAGGGGATTTAGATGAGGTGATAAGATGGGCAACAGAATCATTATAG
- a CDS encoding cobyrinate a,c-diamide synthase, with protein MGNRIIIAGSNSGCGKTTITAGIIKGFINRGLNVDSYKCGPDYIDPMFHSYITKKPSRNLDSFFLNKNDLNYLLYNTSKDADLSIIEGVMGLYDGLAMTTRASTYEVAEYTNTPIIVVINVTGMATTLLSIIKGILEYQKAKLIKGVILNNCSAGMYSIFKDAIEQEFDIKVVGYVQFNEEISLDSRHLGLVLAKEIEDLDCKLTKVGEMAEATIDLDEIYKISKAAVNLDCIIPDFQKTIKEFTKSMKDKVRIAVAYDNAFCFYYKDNLELLERLGAELVYFSPLNDESLPEDIDGIYIGGGYPELYLEKLSSNKTMLEELKNLVKGEIPIIAECGGYMYLSNSITGNTGNTYTMVEGIDSNIYMTKNLNPRFGYITLEAKSDSLILNANEKAKGHEFHYSKDDGKYQGFTITKPSGKQWSDVAASETNYCGYPHLYFYSNVNIAINFIKKAQDYRREGLI; from the coding sequence ATGGGCAACAGAATCATTATAGCAGGAAGTAATAGTGGTTGTGGTAAAACTACCATAACAGCAGGAATCATTAAAGGATTTATTAATAGAGGACTAAATGTTGATAGTTATAAATGTGGCCCTGATTATATTGATCCTATGTTTCATAGTTATATTACAAAGAAGCCTTCGAGAAACCTAGACAGCTTCTTTTTAAATAAAAACGATTTGAACTATTTACTTTATAATACTTCTAAAGATGCGGATTTATCGATTATTGAAGGTGTTATGGGATTATACGATGGTCTTGCAATGACTACTAGAGCAAGTACATATGAAGTTGCGGAATATACGAATACTCCTATAATTGTAGTTATCAATGTTACAGGAATGGCAACAACGTTACTTTCAATTATAAAAGGAATCTTAGAATATCAAAAGGCAAAGCTTATAAAAGGCGTAATTTTAAATAATTGTAGTGCTGGTATGTATTCTATATTTAAAGACGCAATAGAACAAGAATTTGATATAAAGGTAGTAGGTTATGTACAGTTTAATGAAGAAATATCCTTAGATTCTAGACATTTAGGCTTGGTATTAGCTAAAGAAATTGAGGATTTAGACTGCAAACTTACAAAAGTAGGAGAAATGGCAGAAGCCACAATTGATTTAGATGAAATATACAAGATTTCTAAAGCTGCAGTTAACTTAGATTGTATAATACCTGATTTTCAAAAAACAATTAAAGAATTTACAAAATCAATGAAAGATAAGGTTAGAATAGCTGTTGCTTATGATAATGCTTTTTGCTTTTATTACAAGGATAACTTAGAATTACTAGAAAGATTAGGAGCAGAATTAGTATATTTTAGCCCTCTTAATGATGAATCTCTTCCAGAGGATATAGATGGTATATATATCGGTGGTGGTTATCCAGAATTATATCTAGAAAAGCTAAGTAGTAATAAAACAATGCTCGAAGAATTGAAAAACCTTGTTAAAGGTGAAATTCCTATCATTGCTGAGTGTGGTGGATATATGTATCTATCGAATTCAATAACTGGTAATACTGGAAACACTTATACCATGGTGGAAGGGATAGACTCCAATATATATATGACTAAAAACTTGAATCCACGTTTTGGATATATTACATTAGAGGCTAAATCAGATTCATTGATATTAAATGCAAATGAAAAAGCCAAAGGTCATGAATTTCATTACTCAAAGGATGATGGAAAATACCAAGGATTTACTATAACAAAGCCTAGTGGAAAGCAATGGAGTGATGTTGCAGCTAGTGAAACTAATTACTGTGGGTATCCTCATTTATACTTTTATAGTAATGTTAATATAGCCATAAATTTTATAAAAAAAGCACAAGATTATAGACGTGAGGGATTAATATGA
- the cbiB gene encoding adenosylcobinamide-phosphate synthase CbiB: MSLTMKLLLGFILDLIFGDPISIPHPVRYIGWLIGKCEKVLRPKFKDTKNGQIIAGGITTLSVVSISTGVCYLILFLLGLINNYLRDLGEIIIIYQVLATKCLKQETMKVYSELKNNNLPEARIKLSYLVGRDTEHLNEEAVARATVETIAENTSDGVIAPLLFMAIGGAPFGILYKAINTLDSSIGYKNDKYLYFGRIAAKLDDVANFLPSRIAGIFLILAALFLGYDFKEATRIFLRDRYNHSSPNSAQTEAACAGALGIKLGGDNYYFGKLVHKKTIGDANKAIDCETIKKANNLLYGTSIIAIVIVCLLRYSVLMR, from the coding sequence ATGTCACTTACCATGAAGTTATTACTAGGCTTTATATTAGACTTAATTTTTGGAGATCCAATAAGCATACCGCATCCAGTAAGATATATTGGATGGTTAATAGGAAAATGTGAAAAAGTTTTAAGGCCTAAATTTAAAGATACAAAAAATGGACAAATTATAGCAGGTGGAATTACTACTTTATCTGTAGTTTCTATTTCTACGGGTGTTTGCTATTTAATTTTATTTCTTTTAGGATTAATCAATAACTATTTAAGAGATTTAGGTGAGATTATTATTATCTATCAGGTGTTAGCCACAAAATGCTTAAAGCAAGAAACTATGAAAGTATATAGTGAACTTAAAAATAATAATCTTCCTGAGGCAAGAATAAAGCTTAGTTACTTAGTAGGAAGAGATACTGAGCATCTAAATGAAGAAGCTGTTGCAAGAGCTACCGTAGAGACAATAGCAGAAAATACTTCTGATGGAGTAATCGCCCCTCTTCTTTTTATGGCAATTGGAGGTGCACCTTTTGGAATTTTATATAAAGCTATAAACACTTTAGATTCTTCAATAGGCTATAAAAATGACAAGTATTTGTATTTTGGAAGAATTGCAGCAAAATTAGATGATGTGGCTAACTTTTTACCTTCCAGAATAGCAGGAATTTTTCTGATTCTTGCAGCACTTTTTCTTGGCTATGATTTTAAAGAAGCTACAAGAATTTTCTTAAGAGATAGATATAATCACTCAAGTCCTAATAGTGCACAAACTGAAGCGGCTTGTGCAGGAGCTTTAGGTATTAAACTTGGAGGAGATAATTATTATTTTGGGAAGTTGGTACATAAAAAAACTATTGGAGATGCTAATAAAGCAATAGATTGCGAAACCATAAAAAAAGCAAATAACTTATTATACGGCACTTCAATAATAGCCATTGTTATTGTTTGTTTATTACGATATAGCGTGTTAATGAGATAA
- the cobI gene encoding precorrin-2 C(20)-methyltransferase yields the protein MEGKLYGVGVGPGEAELMTIKAKRILDQVPIIAVPVKSIGEDSTALNIIKEIIDIKEKEILEVEFSMDKNKEKREASRKNAINLIKDKLKEGKDIAMITLGDVSIYSTYMYINNSIKEAGYLTEIIPGITSFSAIAAKAQISLAEGNETLAIIPAVKDNTNLAEIFRSYDNVVMMKAAGSIKNINQCLEENFKDYSALVASKCGFEDEYIGKVDLERENSYFTTMIIKKGGTK from the coding sequence ATGGAAGGAAAACTCTACGGTGTTGGTGTCGGACCAGGAGAAGCAGAACTTATGACTATAAAAGCGAAAAGGATTTTAGACCAAGTACCTATTATAGCTGTTCCTGTGAAGTCTATTGGCGAGGATAGTACAGCATTAAACATTATAAAAGAGATTATTGATATTAAGGAAAAGGAAATTCTAGAAGTGGAATTTTCTATGGATAAAAATAAAGAAAAAAGGGAAGCATCAAGAAAAAATGCAATAAACTTGATTAAGGATAAACTAAAAGAGGGTAAAGATATTGCTATGATTACTCTGGGGGATGTATCTATTTATAGTACTTATATGTATATAAATAATTCTATAAAGGAAGCAGGATACTTAACTGAGATAATACCAGGAATTACTTCATTTAGTGCAATAGCTGCTAAAGCCCAAATTTCCTTAGCAGAAGGTAATGAAACCCTTGCTATAATACCAGCAGTAAAGGATAATACAAATCTTGCTGAAATTTTTAGAAGCTATGATAACGTCGTAATGATGAAAGCTGCTGGAAGTATTAAAAATATTAATCAATGCTTAGAAGAAAATTTTAAAGATTACAGTGCACTAGTAGCTAGTAAATGCGGATTTGAAGATGAATACATTGGAAAAGTAGATTTGGAAAGAGAAAATAGTTATTTTACAACGATGATAATAAAAAAAGGTGGTACAAAGTAA
- the cbiG gene encoding cobalt-precorrin 5A hydrolase — protein MKIAFFSLTNEGENLAKKISSQLGGDLYNKDNFKENVQSSWNQYDSLVFIMATGIVVRVIASLLEHKAKDPAVIVIDQKGKHVISLLSGHLGGANEIARNIAKVISATPVITTATDITNTIAFDLFAKENNSVIENIEDLKYISADLIEGKVVDFITEYQVEGLKATDNINTLVDNSTYNSQNNKVVFDIGKKFQSENHVLYIRPKSVVLGVGCKKNISTEEMLLAVEDFLEKNQVSPLSIGTIATIALKEKEIAINTLCEKYKADLYIADYEEIETINYEIETSEFVKSVTGVGSVAEASAYIASNKGKILKGKTKYKGITLALAMKSIIYKF, from the coding sequence ATGAAAATAGCATTTTTTTCTCTTACTAATGAAGGAGAAAATTTAGCAAAGAAAATATCTAGTCAGTTAGGTGGAGATCTATACAATAAGGATAACTTTAAAGAAAATGTCCAAAGTTCATGGAATCAATACGATAGCTTAGTATTTATCATGGCTACAGGCATTGTAGTTAGAGTTATTGCAAGTTTACTAGAACACAAAGCCAAAGATCCAGCAGTAATCGTAATAGATCAAAAGGGTAAACATGTTATCAGCTTATTGTCTGGTCATCTTGGTGGAGCAAATGAAATTGCTAGAAATATAGCAAAGGTAATATCAGCAACACCTGTAATAACTACAGCAACAGATATAACTAATACCATAGCCTTTGATTTATTTGCAAAAGAAAATAATTCTGTAATAGAAAATATAGAAGACCTCAAATATATAAGTGCCGACTTAATTGAAGGAAAAGTTGTAGATTTTATAACAGAATATCAGGTAGAAGGCTTAAAGGCTACTGATAATATAAATACTCTAGTTGATAATTCTACTTACAATTCACAGAATAACAAAGTTGTTTTTGACATAGGAAAAAAATTTCAAAGTGAAAATCATGTTTTATATATTAGACCAAAATCTGTAGTACTTGGAGTTGGTTGCAAAAAAAATATTAGTACTGAAGAGATGCTTTTAGCTGTGGAGGATTTTTTAGAGAAAAATCAAGTATCGCCATTATCCATTGGGACTATAGCCACAATAGCACTTAAAGAAAAAGAGATAGCTATTAATACTTTATGTGAAAAATATAAAGCTGATTTATATATAGCTGATTATGAAGAAATTGAAACAATAAATTATGAAATTGAAACATCAGAGTTTGTGAAATCTGTTACTGGTGTTGGTTCTGTTGCTGAAGCCAGTGCTTATATAGCATCAAATAAAGGAAAAATTCTTAAAGGAAAAACAAAGTACAAGGGAATAACCCTAGCATTAGCTATGAAAAGCATTATATATAAATTTTAA
- the cobJ gene encoding precorrin-3B C(17)-methyltransferase → MKKNKLFAVGIGPGGEEHMTQKALKVLEEADIIIGYTAYIELVKKIFPEKEYIATAMKKEIERCKIAVEQSLEGKTVAMVSSGDSGIYGMAGILLQLVNAQKEAIDFEVIPGVTAANAAAAILGAPLMHDFSVISLSDLMTPLDLIMKRVECSAEGDFVICLYNPKSKKRTDYITKAAEIVGKYRSENTPVGIVRNAGREDESSEIVSLKDIDKANIDMFTIVIIGNSQSYIENGKIITPRGYKL, encoded by the coding sequence ATGAAAAAAAATAAATTATTCGCTGTTGGTATAGGTCCTGGTGGAGAAGAACATATGACGCAAAAAGCATTAAAAGTTCTTGAGGAAGCCGATATTATTATCGGATATACAGCTTACATAGAATTAGTAAAAAAAATATTCCCTGAAAAAGAATACATTGCTACTGCAATGAAAAAAGAAATAGAACGCTGTAAAATCGCTGTTGAACAATCCTTAGAAGGTAAAACTGTTGCTATGGTTAGCAGTGGAGATAGTGGAATTTATGGAATGGCTGGGATACTCCTTCAGCTCGTTAATGCTCAAAAGGAAGCTATTGATTTTGAAGTAATACCAGGAGTTACTGCTGCAAATGCTGCAGCTGCAATTTTAGGTGCACCACTGATGCATGATTTTTCAGTTATAAGCCTTAGTGACTTAATGACACCACTGGACTTAATTATGAAAAGAGTTGAATGTAGTGCTGAAGGTGACTTTGTTATATGCTTGTACAATCCTAAAAGTAAAAAAAGAACTGATTATATAACAAAAGCTGCTGAAATAGTAGGTAAGTATAGAAGTGAGAATACACCGGTAGGAATTGTTCGAAATGCAGGTAGAGAAGATGAAAGCAGTGAAATAGTATCTCTTAAAGATATTGATAAAGCAAACATAGATATGTTTACTATTGTTATAATAGGAAATTCTCAAAGCTATATAGAAAATGGTAAAATCATAACACCAAGAGGATATAAGCTATAG
- a CDS encoding sirohydrochlorin chelatase yields MEGIIILAHGSKKKDTEEIAQSLARKVKINFQDPIKLAFLQLSDSTIEKAVAELYETGVRVFKIVPMFIFDGIHITEDIPSELDRIKDIYKDITIKLGRCIGDDDKLAEIVTERINELC; encoded by the coding sequence ATGGAAGGAATAATTATATTAGCGCATGGAAGTAAGAAAAAGGATACAGAAGAAATAGCACAATCTTTAGCAAGAAAAGTTAAAATAAACTTCCAAGACCCAATAAAGCTAGCTTTTTTACAATTATCTGATTCTACTATAGAAAAGGCAGTTGCTGAATTGTATGAAACAGGAGTAAGGGTATTTAAAATTGTTCCAATGTTTATTTTTGATGGAATTCACATAACTGAGGATATTCCTTCAGAATTAGATAGGATTAAAGATATCTATAAAGATATTACAATTAAACTTGGCAGATGTATCGGGGATGATGATAAGTTAGCTGAAATAGTTACAGAAAGAATAAATGAACTATGCTAA
- a CDS encoding bifunctional cobalt-precorrin-7 (C(5))-methyltransferase/cobalt-precorrin-6B (C(15))-methyltransferase, whose protein sequence is MKKVTVVGLGPGDIKYLSIAAKEVIENADYIVVSKRYKNLFNKKNTFFMGNIKETLDLIDSLALKGAVAVLVSGDPLLHSLFNTIKNNLKDIEIDIVPGISSMQLLGARIGETIEDVKIVSAHGLEVTSGSLAMAVSENKKTFVLCSSVNNPSWICNSLLSYGINHVKICVGSRLSYEDELINIGFPNEIVEKNYDSLTAVMIINNNPQKVLMQGFLSDKDFIRDDTPMTKENVRLIAIHKLKLSQDNIVWDIGAGTGSIAVEVARQCHFGQVHAIEMKKKALELIYKNREKFNLEANLIIHEGRAIDVIKDLPIPDVVFIGGANGEIEAIIDILRSFKKSIRIVISAVTIETLSLASSLLVKEDFSDFEVTQVSISESRKLGKYTLMEANNPVHLISATLNSV, encoded by the coding sequence ATGAAAAAGGTAACAGTAGTTGGATTGGGACCTGGAGATATAAAATATCTTTCCATAGCTGCAAAAGAAGTAATTGAAAATGCTGATTACATAGTTGTTTCAAAGCGCTATAAAAACTTATTTAATAAAAAGAATACTTTTTTTATGGGCAATATTAAAGAAACTTTAGATTTAATAGATAGTTTAGCTTTAAAGGGAGCTGTAGCCGTTTTGGTTTCTGGTGATCCTTTACTTCATAGTCTTTTCAATACCATAAAAAATAATTTAAAAGATATAGAGATAGATATAGTCCCTGGAATAAGTTCTATGCAGCTTCTGGGAGCGAGAATTGGAGAAACTATTGAAGATGTTAAAATTGTAAGTGCCCATGGTTTAGAAGTAACTAGTGGTAGCTTAGCTATGGCTGTTTCAGAAAATAAAAAAACTTTCGTATTATGTAGTAGCGTTAATAATCCAAGTTGGATTTGTAATAGTCTTTTGAGCTATGGTATTAATCACGTTAAAATTTGCGTAGGATCAAGACTATCTTATGAAGATGAGCTAATAAATATTGGTTTTCCAAATGAAATTGTAGAGAAGAATTATGACTCCTTAACAGCGGTAATGATAATAAATAATAATCCTCAAAAAGTTTTAATGCAAGGTTTTTTAAGTGATAAAGACTTTATAAGGGATGATACGCCGATGACTAAAGAAAATGTTAGATTAATAGCTATACATAAATTAAAACTATCTCAGGATAATATTGTTTGGGATATTGGTGCTGGTACTGGAAGTATCGCTGTAGAAGTAGCAAGGCAATGCCATTTCGGACAAGTTCATGCGATTGAGATGAAGAAAAAAGCACTGGAGCTAATTTATAAAAATAGAGAGAAATTTAACCTTGAGGCTAACTTAATCATTCATGAAGGAAGAGCAATTGATGTTATAAAAGACTTACCAATACCAGATGTTGTTTTTATAGGTGGTGCTAATGGTGAGATTGAAGCAATAATTGATATTCTAAGAAGTTTTAAAAAGAGTATACGAATCGTTATTTCCGCTGTAACAATAGAAACCTTGTCACTAGCTTCATCACTTCTAGTGAAAGAAGATTTTTCTGATTTTGAAGTTACACAAGTTTCTATAAGTGAAAGTAGAAAGCTTGGAAAATATACCTTAATGGAAGCCAATAATCCAGTGCACTTAATAAGTGCTACATTAAATTCAGTATAG
- the cobM gene encoding precorrin-4 C(11)-methyltransferase, giving the protein MVYFIGAGPGDPELITVKGKKIIDTADVIIYAGSLVNKDVFKDSKPDAIVYNSASMTLEQVIEVMKKAEAEGKVTARIHTGDPSIFGAIREQMDALERLGIEYCNIPGVSSFLAVASSLKKEYTLPGVTQTVILTRIEGRTPVPKKESIKNLATHNATMIIFLSVGQIEQLVQELYESYREDTPVAVVYKASWTDELIVKGTLSDIAIKVKEAGIKKTALVVVGDFLGNEYQLSKLYDKSFSHEFRSAE; this is encoded by the coding sequence ATGGTGTATTTTATTGGAGCAGGTCCTGGAGATCCTGAACTTATAACTGTTAAAGGTAAAAAGATTATTGATACAGCAGATGTAATAATTTATGCAGGTTCTTTAGTAAATAAAGACGTTTTTAAAGATTCAAAACCTGATGCCATTGTGTATAATAGTGCGTCTATGACTTTGGAACAAGTTATTGAGGTAATGAAAAAAGCTGAAGCTGAAGGTAAAGTTACAGCAAGAATTCACACTGGAGACCCATCAATTTTCGGAGCGATAAGAGAACAAATGGATGCTTTAGAAAGGTTAGGTATAGAATATTGTAATATACCAGGAGTTAGTTCTTTTTTAGCAGTAGCGTCATCATTAAAAAAAGAATACACTCTTCCAGGTGTTACACAAACAGTAATATTGACAAGAATTGAAGGTAGAACCCCAGTACCTAAAAAGGAAAGCATAAAAAATTTGGCTACACATAATGCTACAATGATAATATTTTTAAGCGTCGGACAAATAGAACAGTTAGTACAAGAATTATATGAGTCCTATAGAGAAGATACTCCAGTTGCTGTTGTTTATAAAGCTTCTTGGACTGATGAACTGATTGTAAAAGGAACTCTTAGTGATATAGCTATAAAGGTAAAAGAAGCTGGAATTAAAAAAACAGCACTAGTAGTTGTTGGAGATTTTTTAGGTAATGAGTATCAGTTATCAAAACTTTACGACAAAAGTTTTTCTCATGAGTTTAGGAGTGCAGAATGA